A single window of Nocardioides kongjuensis DNA harbors:
- a CDS encoding M14 family zinc carboxypeptidase, translating into MRRLLAALAATLVVAASAAVVVPARATTARTTAASYVETSVVIGTSAHGRPIRAYYRGEEGAPYVLLVLGQMHGDEKDGIATARWIRDHAHPRPGTGVWVVPTLNPDGNARGTRTNGRGVDLNRNWPTSGWSGAGRGSRYWGGPRPASEPETKAMIAFLTQVQPDRIASIHQPLRAIGRGGHGKWEKRLARFLHLPRRHLGVGNPSGTDSPTLTAWYDTTLGEHGAATTIEYGARTSHRYRTKVAGRGILRAARIQ; encoded by the coding sequence ATGCGTCGACTCCTGGCCGCGCTGGCGGCGACCCTCGTGGTCGCTGCCAGCGCGGCCGTCGTCGTCCCGGCCCGGGCCACGACGGCCCGGACGACCGCGGCGTCGTACGTCGAGACGTCCGTCGTCATCGGTACCTCTGCCCACGGCCGGCCGATCCGTGCCTACTACCGCGGCGAGGAGGGCGCGCCGTACGTCCTGCTCGTGCTCGGCCAGATGCACGGTGACGAGAAGGACGGCATCGCCACCGCCCGCTGGATCCGTGACCACGCCCACCCGCGCCCGGGCACCGGCGTCTGGGTGGTGCCGACCCTGAACCCCGACGGCAACGCCCGCGGCACCCGCACCAACGGCCGCGGGGTCGACCTCAACCGCAACTGGCCCACCAGCGGCTGGTCGGGCGCGGGTCGCGGCAGCCGGTACTGGGGCGGTCCGCGTCCCGCGAGCGAGCCCGAGACGAAGGCGATGATCGCGTTCCTGACCCAGGTCCAGCCGGACCGGATCGCCTCGATCCACCAGCCCCTGCGAGCGATCGGGCGCGGCGGCCACGGGAAGTGGGAGAAGCGGCTGGCCCGGTTCCTGCACCTGCCTCGGCGCCACCTCGGCGTCGGCAACCCGTCGGGCACCGACTCCCCGACGCTGACCGCCTGGTACGACACCACCCTGGGCGAGCACGGTGCGGCCACCACGATCGAGTACGGCGCCCGCACCAGTCACCGCTACCGCACCAAGGTCGCCGGGCGCGGCATCCTGCGCGCCGCCCGGATCCAGTGA
- a CDS encoding DUF6069 family protein, which yields MSTTTTVQAPVTTVATPVRRTVWKHGVAAAAAASVVTSTLAALASAAGVSFADQTGASIPILGFTQLTFVFSLIGVGLAAVLARKARRPRATFVRVTVALTVLSLVPDATFGFDVASAVSLMTLHVVAAAIVVPVLAGRLADRR from the coding sequence ATGTCCACCACCACCACCGTCCAGGCCCCCGTCACCACCGTTGCGACCCCGGTCCGCCGTACGGTCTGGAAGCACGGCGTCGCCGCCGCTGCCGCCGCCTCGGTCGTCACCAGCACCCTCGCGGCGCTCGCCTCGGCTGCCGGCGTCTCCTTCGCCGACCAGACCGGCGCCTCGATCCCGATCCTCGGGTTCACCCAGCTGACGTTCGTGTTCTCGCTGATCGGCGTCGGGCTGGCCGCCGTCCTCGCCCGCAAGGCACGCCGCCCGCGGGCGACCTTCGTGCGGGTGACCGTCGCGCTCACCGTGCTCTCGCTGGTGCCCGACGCCACCTTCGGCTTCGACGTCGCCTCGGCCGTCAGCCTGATGACGCTGCACGTCGTCGCGGCGGCGATCGTGGTCCCGGTCCTCGCCGGACGGCTTGCCGACCGCCGCTGA
- a CDS encoding sodium-translocating pyrophosphatase produces MPHPFVVPQVADVEVTGGDLALVAVVAAIALGSLGMAVLFRSEVLRAGEGTANMQRIAQAVQEGANAYLTRQFRTLTVFAAIAFVVLLALPAHTVDGASGLQSEWAVRISRSIFFLVGAGFSGAVGYLGMSLAVRANLRVAAAANEQGRDPAMNIGFRTGAFVGMFTVGLGLLGASVVVIVFQETAPNVLEGFGFGAALLAMFMRVGGGIFTKAADVGADLVGKVEQNIPEDDPRNAATIADNVGDNVGDCAGMAADLFESYAVTLVAALILGSQAFGDKGLVFPLIVPAIGALSAIAGVYLTKPRAGESGLKTINRAFYMSAAVGAVASAVAAFVYLPSEWSELGSGATADLSPPVFAAGAVAIGIVLAAAILALTGYFTGTEHRPVKDVARTSLTGHATVILSGLSVGFESAVYTAMVIGAAVFGAALLAGGSTGLALFAVALAGCGLLTTVGVIVAMDTFGPVSDNAQGIAEMSGDVSEEGAQILTELDAVGNTTKAITKGIAIATAVLAASALFASYTQSAYDEVGAALDQDFLVYDAKLIVGALLGACAVFLFSGLAINAVGRAAGAVVMEVRRQFRDIPGIMEGTARPEYGRVVDIVTRDSLRELATPGILAILAPVAVGFGLGVGPLAGFLVGAIATGTLMAVFLANAGGAWDNAKKLVEDGHHGGKGSEAHAATVTGDTVGDPFKDTAGPSINPLLKVMNLVSLLIVGAVVSLSYGENKNDVVRILIALAAAAGIFAAVYISKQRVSTIGDDAPQPAAAESA; encoded by the coding sequence ATGCCCCATCCGTTCGTCGTCCCTCAGGTAGCAGATGTCGAAGTCACCGGGGGCGACCTCGCCCTCGTGGCGGTCGTGGCAGCGATCGCCCTCGGCTCGCTGGGCATGGCCGTGCTGTTCAGATCGGAGGTCCTGCGCGCCGGCGAGGGCACCGCGAACATGCAGCGGATCGCCCAGGCCGTCCAGGAGGGCGCCAACGCCTACCTCACCCGCCAGTTCCGCACGCTGACGGTCTTCGCGGCCATCGCGTTCGTCGTCCTGCTCGCGCTCCCGGCCCACACGGTCGACGGCGCGAGCGGGCTGCAGTCGGAGTGGGCGGTCCGGATCTCCCGGTCGATCTTCTTCCTGGTGGGAGCCGGGTTCTCGGGGGCGGTGGGCTACCTCGGCATGTCGCTGGCGGTGCGCGCCAACCTCCGGGTCGCGGCGGCGGCCAACGAGCAGGGCCGCGACCCGGCGATGAACATCGGCTTCCGCACGGGTGCCTTCGTCGGGATGTTCACGGTCGGACTGGGCCTTCTCGGCGCGAGCGTGGTGGTCATCGTCTTCCAGGAGACGGCGCCCAACGTGCTGGAGGGCTTCGGGTTCGGTGCCGCGCTGCTCGCGATGTTCATGCGCGTCGGCGGCGGCATCTTCACCAAGGCGGCCGACGTCGGCGCCGACCTGGTCGGCAAGGTGGAGCAGAACATCCCCGAGGACGACCCGCGCAACGCGGCGACGATCGCCGACAACGTGGGCGACAACGTCGGTGACTGCGCCGGCATGGCGGCCGACCTGTTCGAGTCGTACGCCGTCACCCTGGTCGCGGCGCTGATCCTCGGCTCGCAGGCGTTCGGTGACAAGGGCCTGGTGTTCCCGCTGATCGTCCCGGCGATCGGTGCGCTGTCGGCGATCGCCGGCGTCTACCTCACCAAGCCGCGGGCCGGCGAGAGCGGGCTGAAGACCATCAACCGGGCCTTCTACATGTCGGCCGCGGTCGGTGCGGTCGCGAGCGCGGTCGCCGCGTTCGTCTACCTCCCCAGTGAGTGGAGCGAGCTCGGGTCCGGTGCGACGGCCGACCTGTCGCCGCCGGTGTTCGCGGCCGGTGCAGTCGCGATCGGCATCGTGCTGGCGGCGGCGATCCTCGCCCTCACCGGCTACTTCACGGGCACCGAGCACCGGCCGGTCAAGGACGTTGCCCGGACCTCGCTGACCGGCCACGCCACCGTGATCCTGTCCGGGCTCTCGGTCGGCTTCGAGTCCGCGGTCTACACGGCGATGGTGATCGGCGCTGCCGTGTTCGGTGCCGCGCTGCTCGCGGGCGGCTCGACCGGTCTCGCGCTGTTCGCGGTCGCCTTGGCCGGCTGCGGCCTGCTGACCACGGTCGGCGTGATCGTCGCGATGGACACCTTCGGCCCGGTCTCCGACAACGCCCAGGGCATCGCGGAGATGTCCGGCGACGTGAGCGAGGAGGGAGCCCAGATCCTCACCGAGCTCGACGCGGTCGGCAACACCACGAAGGCGATCACCAAGGGCATCGCGATCGCCACCGCCGTCCTCGCGGCGAGCGCCCTGTTCGCGTCCTACACGCAGAGCGCGTACGACGAGGTCGGTGCCGCGCTGGACCAGGACTTCCTGGTCTACGACGCCAAGCTGATCGTGGGCGCGCTGCTCGGCGCCTGTGCCGTGTTCCTGTTCTCGGGCCTGGCGATCAACGCCGTCGGCCGCGCTGCCGGTGCGGTCGTGATGGAGGTACGCCGCCAGTTCCGCGACATCCCCGGGATCATGGAGGGCACCGCCCGTCCGGAGTACGGCCGGGTCGTCGACATCGTCACCCGCGACTCGCTGCGGGAGCTGGCCACGCCGGGCATCTTGGCGATCCTCGCCCCGGTGGCGGTCGGCTTCGGGCTCGGTGTCGGGCCGCTGGCCGGCTTCCTCGTCGGGGCGATCGCCACCGGCACGCTGATGGCGGTGTTCCTCGCCAACGCCGGTGGCGCCTGGGACAACGCGAAGAAGCTGGTCGAGGACGGCCACCACGGAGGCAAGGGCTCGGAGGCGCACGCGGCCACGGTCACCGGCGACACCGTGGGCGACCCGTTCAAGGACACCGCCGGACCGTCGATCAACCCGCTGCTCAAGGTGATGAACCTGGTGTCGTTGCTGATCGTCGGTGCCGTCGTCAGCCTCTCCTACGGGGAGAACAAGAACGACGTGGTCCGGATCCTCATCGCCCTGGCGGCGGCGGCGGGCATCTTCGCCGCGGTCTACATCTCCAAGCAGCGCGTCTCGACCATCGGGGACGACGCCCCGCAGCCCGCTGCAGCCGAGTCCGCCTGA
- a CDS encoding YciI family protein, whose protein sequence is MTTYLMSVHGPTEMTDEFYGYGSKEEMEQSFAETGAFNEQLKADGYWVFAGGLAPATTATVVDGQGEAPVVTDGPYLETKEAIAGFWVIEVPDLDVALRLAAEASRACRGTVEVRPFDGLA, encoded by the coding sequence ATGACGACGTACCTGATGTCCGTGCACGGACCCACCGAGATGACCGACGAGTTCTACGGCTACGGGTCGAAGGAGGAGATGGAGCAGTCCTTCGCCGAGACCGGCGCCTTCAACGAGCAGCTCAAGGCCGACGGCTACTGGGTCTTCGCCGGCGGCCTGGCCCCCGCGACGACCGCCACCGTCGTCGACGGGCAGGGCGAGGCGCCGGTGGTGACCGACGGGCCGTACCTGGAGACCAAGGAGGCGATCGCCGGGTTCTGGGTGATCGAGGTGCCCGACCTCGACGTCGCGCTGCGGCTGGCCGCCGAGGCGTCCCGCGCGTGCCGGGGCACCGTCGAGGTGCGCCCGTTCGACGGGCTCGCCTGA
- a CDS encoding NHL repeat-containing protein: protein MHFNGTNARSPRRRVTAFVVAGATALGLAVIGVPAPGSAVTPGQGYQPVRQFVVDGDNDIAVNATTGDVYVTDSVFERVKRYSPSGALLASVDVAEADGIDVGPQGHLYLADEDGVTVFTPDLSQRAYFPVENIGVTDVAVNPTTGDVYVTDVVDDEVIRYSATGTFLGRWGGPGSGDGQLDNPQSIAVAPGGDVYVGERWNNRVSRFSATGVFLGKWGQLGTTPGSFHWPRGLATDSQGNVYVADYADGAAQGGRVQVFTGAGGYLTSIGAFNAAPFGSFGPRDVDVDAAGRVHVIAHAPSLGNAVTTFAPFVPAAGTGTATVVKPNGALKLQGKRIRITVKCATAAACTGVATVTVKGTSITKPKGYSIPAGKKKVITVKATKKGLKVLRKKAVTKALVTVHGGQRMVKIRR, encoded by the coding sequence ATGCACTTCAACGGAACGAACGCCCGGAGTCCCCGGCGCCGCGTGACGGCCTTCGTCGTGGCCGGTGCGACGGCGCTGGGGCTGGCCGTGATCGGCGTGCCTGCCCCCGGCAGCGCGGTCACCCCGGGGCAGGGCTACCAACCTGTGCGGCAGTTCGTCGTCGACGGGGACAACGACATCGCGGTCAACGCGACCACGGGCGACGTCTACGTCACCGACTCCGTCTTCGAGCGAGTCAAGCGCTACAGCCCCTCCGGCGCACTGCTCGCCAGCGTGGACGTCGCCGAGGCCGACGGGATCGACGTGGGCCCGCAGGGCCACCTCTACCTCGCCGACGAGGACGGCGTCACCGTCTTCACTCCCGACCTCAGCCAGCGCGCCTACTTCCCGGTCGAGAACATCGGAGTCACCGACGTGGCCGTCAACCCGACCACGGGCGACGTCTACGTGACCGACGTGGTCGACGACGAGGTGATCCGCTACTCGGCGACCGGCACCTTCCTCGGCCGCTGGGGCGGCCCGGGCAGCGGCGACGGCCAGCTCGACAACCCGCAGTCCATCGCCGTCGCCCCCGGCGGCGACGTCTACGTCGGCGAGCGGTGGAACAACCGCGTCTCGCGGTTCAGTGCCACCGGCGTGTTCCTCGGCAAGTGGGGTCAGCTCGGCACGACGCCGGGAAGCTTCCACTGGCCGCGCGGCCTGGCGACCGACAGCCAGGGCAACGTCTACGTGGCCGACTACGCCGACGGCGCGGCCCAGGGCGGCCGCGTCCAGGTCTTCACCGGCGCCGGCGGCTACCTGACGAGCATCGGCGCCTTCAATGCCGCCCCGTTCGGCTCCTTCGGTCCCCGCGACGTCGACGTCGACGCCGCCGGTCGGGTGCACGTCATCGCGCACGCCCCGAGCCTCGGCAACGCCGTGACCACCTTCGCGCCGTTCGTGCCGGCGGCCGGCACAGGCACCGCCACGGTCGTGAAGCCGAACGGCGCCCTCAAGCTCCAGGGCAAGCGGATCAGGATCACCGTGAAGTGCGCCACCGCAGCGGCATGCACGGGCGTGGCGACGGTGACGGTCAAGGGCACGTCGATCACCAAGCCGAAGGGCTACTCGATCCCGGCAGGCAAGAAGAAGGTGATCACCGTGAAGGCCACCAAGAAGGGACTCAAGGTGCTGCGCAAGAAGGCGGTCACCAAGGCCCTGGTCACGGTGCACGGCGGGCAGCGGATGGTGAAGATCCGCCGCTGA
- a CDS encoding DEAD/DEAH box helicase: MSAQPDLDVAPARRRDPEALLDRLVAVPSRADRLTHREQVPARPAALADWPVWADPAVVAAYTARGVGRPWQHQVAAAEAAHRGEHVVVATGTASGKSLAYLLPALSDIRAARGPRGQRGASVLYLAPTKALAHDQWAAIRDLGLDVRVATHDGDSTAEEREWTRDHAEYVLSNPDMLHRSLLPGHERWTSFLRSLRYVVIDECHHYRGVFGAHVAQVVRRLRRICALHGASPVFVLASATVADPDVTARRMTGLDVTTVTEDGSPRGALALGLWEPPLTSYQGENGAPVRRPATAETADLLADLVVEDVRTLAFVRSRHGVETVARRAGELVEEVDPSLAGRIDSYRGGYLPEERRALEQDLRSGRLLGMAATNALELGIDISGLDAVVVTGYPGTRAAFWQQVGRAGRDGGGALGLFVARDDPLDTYLVHHPDALLGRPVEGTVFDTDNPYVLGPHLCAAAQELPVTVADAALFGPRMREVLGSLVERGLLRRRAAGWYWTDRSRAADLADIRSTGGAQVQLVEAVTGRVVGTVDGGRAHSTAHEGAVYLHRGETWLVESLDLEDNVATLRRADVDHTTTARDVTDIEIVEEREHVDWGPCRVSFGTVEVTSRVTSYLRRRTRTGEVIDEKPLDLPARTLSTAAVWWSVPDDVVSDLLTGAGLAPADLPGAAHAAEHCSIGLLPLFATCDRWDIGGVSTARHPDTGVLTVFVHDGHPGGAGFAERGYRTAAAWLRATRATIAACECTSGCPSCIQSPKCGNGNDPLDKAGAVALLDALLREAPAAE, from the coding sequence GTGAGCGCCCAGCCAGATCTCGACGTCGCCCCGGCCCGGCGACGCGATCCGGAGGCCCTGCTCGACCGGCTGGTCGCGGTGCCGTCCCGGGCCGATCGGCTGACCCACCGCGAGCAGGTCCCCGCGCGGCCAGCAGCCCTGGCCGACTGGCCGGTGTGGGCCGATCCGGCGGTGGTGGCGGCCTACACCGCCCGGGGTGTCGGGCGCCCGTGGCAGCACCAGGTGGCCGCGGCCGAGGCGGCCCACCGCGGCGAGCACGTCGTCGTGGCGACCGGCACGGCGTCCGGCAAGTCCCTCGCCTACCTCCTGCCCGCGCTCTCCGACATCCGCGCCGCCCGCGGCCCGCGGGGGCAGCGCGGCGCGTCGGTGCTCTACCTCGCTCCCACCAAGGCGCTGGCCCACGACCAGTGGGCGGCGATCCGCGACCTCGGGCTCGACGTACGGGTCGCGACGCATGACGGCGACAGCACCGCCGAGGAGCGGGAGTGGACCCGCGACCACGCGGAGTACGTCCTGTCCAACCCCGACATGCTGCACCGCTCGCTGCTCCCCGGGCACGAGCGGTGGACCTCGTTCCTCCGGTCGTTGCGCTACGTCGTGATCGACGAGTGCCACCACTACCGCGGGGTGTTCGGCGCCCACGTCGCCCAGGTCGTACGCCGGCTGCGGCGGATCTGCGCGCTCCACGGGGCCTCGCCGGTCTTCGTCCTCGCGTCGGCCACGGTCGCCGACCCCGACGTGACCGCGCGCCGGATGACCGGTCTCGACGTGACCACGGTGACCGAGGACGGCTCGCCCCGCGGGGCGCTCGCGCTCGGCCTCTGGGAGCCGCCGTTGACGTCGTACCAAGGGGAGAACGGCGCGCCGGTGCGCCGGCCCGCGACCGCCGAGACCGCCGACCTGCTCGCCGACCTCGTGGTCGAGGACGTCCGCACCCTGGCCTTCGTGCGGTCCCGGCACGGCGTCGAGACCGTGGCCCGCCGGGCGGGCGAGCTGGTCGAGGAGGTCGACCCGTCGCTGGCCGGGCGGATCGACTCGTACCGCGGTGGCTACCTCCCCGAGGAGCGTCGCGCCCTCGAGCAGGACCTGCGCAGCGGACGGTTGCTCGGCATGGCCGCCACCAACGCACTCGAGCTCGGCATCGACATCAGCGGGCTCGACGCGGTCGTGGTGACCGGCTACCCCGGGACCCGCGCCGCCTTCTGGCAGCAGGTCGGCCGGGCCGGGCGCGACGGCGGCGGTGCGCTCGGACTGTTCGTGGCCCGTGACGACCCGCTCGACACCTACCTCGTCCACCACCCCGACGCGCTGCTCGGCCGCCCGGTCGAGGGCACGGTCTTCGACACCGACAACCCGTACGTGCTCGGGCCCCACCTGTGTGCCGCGGCCCAGGAGCTCCCGGTGACCGTCGCCGACGCCGCCCTGTTCGGGCCGCGGATGCGCGAGGTCCTCGGCTCCCTCGTCGAACGCGGACTGCTCCGCCGCCGGGCGGCCGGCTGGTACTGGACCGACCGCTCCCGCGCCGCCGACCTCGCCGACATCCGCTCGACCGGAGGCGCCCAGGTCCAGCTCGTCGAGGCGGTGACCGGTCGCGTGGTCGGCACCGTCGACGGCGGCCGCGCCCACAGCACGGCCCACGAGGGCGCGGTCTACCTGCACCGGGGCGAGACCTGGCTGGTCGAGTCCCTCGACCTCGAGGACAACGTCGCCACGCTGCGCCGGGCCGACGTCGACCACACCACCACCGCGCGCGACGTCACCGACATCGAGATCGTCGAGGAACGCGAGCACGTCGACTGGGGACCCTGCCGGGTCTCGTTCGGCACGGTCGAGGTGACCAGCCGGGTCACGTCGTACCTGCGACGGCGGACCCGCACCGGCGAGGTGATCGACGAGAAGCCCCTCGACCTGCCCGCGCGGACCCTGTCGACCGCCGCGGTCTGGTGGAGCGTGCCGGACGACGTCGTCAGCGACCTGCTCACCGGCGCCGGCCTGGCCCCCGCCGACCTCCCCGGCGCCGCTCACGCCGCCGAGCACTGCTCCATCGGGCTCCTTCCTCTCTTCGCGACCTGCGACCGCTGGGACATCGGCGGCGTCTCCACCGCCCGCCACCCCGACACCGGTGTCCTCACCGTGTTCGTGCACGACGGCCACCCGGGCGGAGCGGGCTTCGCCGAGCGGGGGTACCGCACCGCCGCCGCCTGGCTGCGCGCCACCCGGGCCACCATCGCGGCCTGCGAGTGCACGTCCGGCTGCCCCTCGTGCATCCAGTCACCGAAGTGCGGCAACGGCAACGACCCGCTCGACAAGGCCGGCGCCGTCGCCCTGCTCGACGCGCTGCTCCGCGAGGCGCCTGCCGCCGAGTAG
- a CDS encoding anti-sigma factor antagonist, which translates to MNLTLSTREVGGRTVVAVGGEIDVYTAPKLRDTITELVAGGTYNIVVDMQAVEFLDSTGLGVLVGGLKKVRAHDGSLELVCNADRLLKIFKITGLAKVFVIHDSPDAALA; encoded by the coding sequence GTGAATCTGACACTGTCGACGCGCGAGGTCGGTGGGCGCACCGTCGTTGCCGTGGGTGGCGAGATCGACGTCTACACCGCCCCGAAGCTCCGCGACACCATCACCGAGCTCGTGGCCGGCGGCACGTACAACATCGTCGTCGACATGCAGGCGGTCGAGTTCCTCGACTCCACCGGCCTCGGCGTCCTCGTCGGTGGCCTGAAGAAGGTCCGTGCCCACGACGGCTCGCTCGAGCTGGTCTGCAACGCCGACCGGCTGCTCAAGATCTTCAAGATCACCGGCCTCGCCAAGGTGTTCGTCATCCACGACTCGCCGGACGCCGCCCTCGCCTGA